GCTCCTGCGCATGATGTACCCCCACTGGGAACACAATATGGACCTGATTCTGGATTGGCTGGAAAGCACTCCCCGGATTCACACCGTATTCATCCACAACCGGTGGATTGAACTGGTCAACAGCCACCGGGACGCGCGCCTGAAACAACTGGTGGCGGACGGCCTGCGCCACACCTGCGCCCGCCTCCACAAGGCCGGCAAGCAAATCGTGCTGCTGGGGCCCGTGCCGGAATGGACCTTCGGCCCGCGCAAACTCATGCGGCGCAACGTCCTGCTGAACGCCAACCGGGCGGACCGCCTGCTGGGCGGGGACTTCACCACGCGGCAGCGCCCCGTATTCGCCCTTCTGAAACACATGGAATCTACAGGCCTGTGCCGCTTTATCCCCCTTCACGGCGCCTTCCATCAAGACGGGCAATGGCTGGAGGAAGACATGGGCAACCTGATGTACTGTGATGACAACCACCTTTCCCCCTACGGCTCCAGAAAAATGGTCTCCTGCATCATTGACCAGCTTTTTCCGGAGCCCGCCCTGGAAAGCACGGCGTCCAACTGACGGAGCTTTCCTGCCGGAAGCTCCAATCCTTTGACATTGACAAGGCAGGAAGGCCCCATACACTGGCGCCATGCAGGCAGCGTTGCCGCGGCGCTTCCGGAGAAAATTCCGGAATCCGGCGGCAGGCCCGAGCACCTTTTCAACGCCTATACTTTCATGACGGACTCCCCCCGCCCCACACGCATCAAGGTCATCAGAAAATCCACAAAGGCCTCCCCGGACAAAACGGAATCCCTGCTGTGGGGCGACTGCCTGTTCTGCACGGACGCCGCCATGACGGATTACGACTGGGTGCTGGTGTATGATGAATTTCCAAGGCGCTCCGTAGGCACCATCAAGGATGAAACGGAACCCCTGCTCTGCCCGCCGGACCAGACCATCCTGATCACGGTGGAACCCCCGTCCATCAAGATCTACAGCCGGGCGTACACCGGCCAGTTCGGCACCGTCCTGACCACCCACTCCTCCCGGGACCTGCCGCATCCCAACCACACCCTGGGCCGCGGCTGCCTGGAATGGCTGTATATCAAGCCCATGCAGGAAATTCTGGACCAGACGGAATTCCCTAAGACAAAAATGCTTTCCACCATCTGCTCCGCCAAGCAGCACACGCATACCATGCATAAAATGCGTTACGACCTCACGCGCTACCTGGCGGACCATCTGCCGGAACTGGACTGGTTCGGGCACGGCATTCAGGAAATAGAAAACAAAACCGTCGCCATGGATGACTACAAATACCATCTGTGCGTGGAAAACCACCTGGAGCCCCACCACTGGACGGAAAAACTGTCTGACGCCTTTGTCGCCATGACCCTTCCCTTTTACGCCGGAGACCCGCTGGCAACGGAATGCTTCCCGCCGGAAAGCTTCATCCCCATCCCGCTGGACAACC
This DNA window, taken from Akkermansia muciniphila, encodes the following:
- a CDS encoding glycosyltransferase family 10, which encodes MTDSPRPTRIKVIRKSTKASPDKTESLLWGDCLFCTDAAMTDYDWVLVYDEFPRRSVGTIKDETEPLLCPPDQTILITVEPPSIKIYSRAYTGQFGTVLTTHSSRDLPHPNHTLGRGCLEWLYIKPMQEILDQTEFPKTKMLSTICSAKQHTHTMHKMRYDLTRYLADHLPELDWFGHGIQEIENKTVAMDDYKYHLCVENHLEPHHWTEKLSDAFVAMTLPFYAGDPLATECFPPESFIPIPLDNPQKAFEIIRKAMDGGEYEKRLPAIREARRLVLEKYNMFAQTAAVIRNHRGTGTVRPGATLKGRHVLRKNPLNAIRELADTLAYKIRSRGKRGTGA